In Nematostella vectensis chromosome 11, jaNemVect1.1, whole genome shotgun sequence, a genomic segment contains:
- the LOC125573535 gene encoding transcription initiation factor IIB-like, with protein MGEQTVERTAEDRSPPPYNIPDGPVPRINVPTLMPEFALFDRALTKYETSRASLGDEDSSNTLCNHDDLVTEDGVTSCLECGEQMQRVIAHEREWGFYGHSDGKRSSNPSRVQVRRSEDRNIDKDVENMGFSGVIVAKANEIYTQVTKGQIFRGDPRKAIVFACIYYAYKMSGKCQTPKTLMETFGLSRKSCLKGLKIFSVNMPKDYLLHGTSPTVVDHIHDVMDRFSASPTQKGEVVQLYYRSKNRSSELNRARPQSFAVALTYYWVRLKGVDITLKKFSERTGVSELTISRKAREVATVLGTPGVV; from the coding sequence ATGGGGGAACAAACGGTTGAACGTACGGCCGAAGAccggtcaccaccaccatataaTATCCCCGACGGGCCGGTACCCAGGATTAACGTCCCCACCCTCATGCCGGAGTTTGCACTGTTTGACCGAGCCCTCACCAAATACGAGACTAGTAGAGCCTCCTTGGGAGACGAGGATAGTAGTAACACCCTTTGCAATCATGACGACCTGGTCACAGAAGACGGGGTCACTAGTTGCTTAGAGTGCGGGGAACAGATGCAGCGCGTGATCGCGCACGAAAGAGAATGGGGTTTTTACGGACATTCCGACGGCAAACGGTCTTCGAATCCAAGTCGGGTCCAGGTACGTAGGTCTGAGGATAGAAACATTGACAAGGATGTGGAGAACATGGGTTTTAGTGGGGTAATTGTAGCCAAAGCTAACGAGATATACACTCAGGTGACGAAAGGCCAGATTTTTCGCGGCGACCCACGGAAGGCGATCGTCTTTGCGTGTATTTACTACGCCTACAAGATGTCCGGTAAGTGTCAGACACCGAAAACCTTAATGGAGACTTTTGGATTGAGCAGGAAGAGTTGTCTTAAGGGTCTAAAAATCTTTAGTGTTAACATGCCTAAAGATTACTTACTACACGGAACGTCTCCCACCGTCGTGGATCACATTCAcgatgtgatggatagattcTCGGCGTCCCCCACACAGAAGGGAGAGGTGGTCCAGCTCTACTACAGATCTAAGAACCGCTCGTCTGAGTTGAATCGCGCTCGCCCACAATCCTTTGCGGTCGCTTTAACCTATTACTGGGTACGGCTAAAGGGGGTCGATATTACGCTTAAAAAATTCTCCGAAAGAACGGGCGTCTCCGAGTTGACCATCAGTAGGAAAGCGAGAGAAGTGGCCACAGTCCTGGGTACGCCTGGTGTGGTATGA